The following nucleotide sequence is from Pseudomonas putida S13.1.2.
TTGCGATAGCGCTCCAGCTTGGCCGGGTCGACATCCGGCTTGATGCTGGCATAGTCGTATTCGTTGCTGTGCACCGCCCACAGCTTGTCGGCCAGCTCGCGCAGCGGTTCGGGCAGTTCCTGATAAGCCGCAGCCGTGTTGGCCCAAACGGTATCGCCACCCGAAGCCGGCGCTACCACGCTGCGCAGGATCGAGGCCTTGGGGTAGGCGTCGACGAAGGTTACGTCGGTGTGCCAGGAGTTGGCCCGCTGGCCTTCGGCGCCATCGAGTTGCAGCAGGTAGCTGGTGCCATCCACCACCGGTACGGTGGGGTGGGCGACCGGCTCGCCGAGCAGTTTGGCAAAGCCTTCCTGGCTCTGGTCATCCAGGTGGGTCTGATCGCGGAAGAAGATCACCTTGTGCTGTACCAGTGCAGCCTGGATAGCCTCGATGGTGGCGGCATCGAGGTCGGCGGACAGTTGCACACCGCGGATTTCGGCGCCGAT
It contains:
- a CDS encoding TauD/TfdA dioxygenase family protein; the encoded protein is MSNAALATAPQTLELDIHPVAGRIGAEIRGVQLSADLDAATIEAIQAALVQHKVIFFRDQTHLDDQSQEGFAKLLGEPVAHPTVPVVDGTSYLLQLDGAEGQRANSWHTDVTFVDAYPKASILRSVVAPASGGDTVWANTAAAYQELPEPLRELADKLWAVHSNEYDYASIKPDVDPAKLERYRKVFTSTVYETEHPVVRVHPISGERALQLGHFVKRIKGYSLADSQHLFAVLQGHVTRLENTVRWRWQAGDVAIWDNRATQHYAVDDYGTQPRVVRRVTLAGEVPVGVDGQLSRTTRKG